The sequence below is a genomic window from Salinispira pacifica.
ACAACGGACAACAGCCGCGTACTCTCCGATGATAAGCCCGCGCCTGCCTTACAAATGATGCCGCGGTCTCCGGGTTCGATGCGAAATGCAGGTGAAGCCAGCTGGCTGTGCTGTTATACCGCTGCCGGCCCAGGTTCATATCGCGGGTTCGGGTCTCAGCCCGGTAAGAGACGGCGAATTCCACCGCCCGCTCCCGGGCATGGGCAAATCGAGGTCCTCCAGTGGCTTGGTCGCTATCCGCGGGTCCGTCTTCGCTCATATCCGGCTCGTCGGTAATATCGGCCCAGTGAAAGACATGGCCCCGAGCCGACATCCCGGCATCGCCTATGGCCGAGTCACCGGTTAGCCGAACATCGGCGTATCCCAGAGCCCGTAACCGGGAGCCCATCCTGGCAGTTCCGCTGAACAGGCCGACCATGGTATGCCGGGTACCCTGCGCATCGACGATGGCCCGGCTAAGGTACATGTACCCACCGCATTCGGCGTAGACCGGCATACCAGCTTCGGCAGCTCGGAGTATTGCCCGATGCATGGAAACGTTGGCAGATAGCCTCTGGGCATGCAATTCGGGGTATCCCCCGCCGATGTACAAGGCGCAGCACCCCGGCGGAAGCCCTTGATCATGTAAGGGGCTGAAAAACGCCAGCTGAGCACCATATGCTTCCAGCAATTCCAGATTTTCCTCGTAGTAGAAGGTAAACGCCTCATCCCTGGCTACGGCGATGACAGGAACCGGGGCATCATCTCCCGGTTCTCCGGCGGGCGTCGCGGCATCGGTTTCGAGGCCGTTGCTCCCGGCGCGCAGCTGGGCAGCAGTTCTCATAGCCTGCAGATCGCGAAGCGGTTTTGCCGTCGCGGCGATATCCAGCAGCAGGTCCCGGTTCATGGATTTGCCGATGTACTCTCCCAGAGCTTCGAGCCGGGTCTGACTAGGGGAATCCGGGCTATCTTCGCCCTGCCACCAGGGCACCAGACCCAGATGGCGTTCTGCCATAAACCAGTCATCCCGGCGTTCCAGGGTCAAAAGCACCGGTACGCCGGCGGCATCTTCCACCGCCCGGCGTACCATTTCGCCGTGGCGCACTGATCCCAGGCGATTAAGCACCACGGCGTCGACATGCACTGCCGGATCGAATGCCGCGAAACCGGCAACCAGGGCGGCGGCGCTGCGAACCATGGCCCGGGCATCCACTACCAGGATCACCGGCAGTCCCAGGAGCCTGGCCAGGTGGGCCGCCCCGCCCCGTTCATCATCGGGACCGGCTCCGTCGAACAGGCCCATCACCCCTTCAACCACGGCGATATCACTTCCCCGGGACGTGCGGGCGTATATTTCAGCAACGGTGATATCATCGAGCATCCGGGTATCGAGATTCCGGCAGGCACGGCCTGCGGCCAAGCGATGAAACGCCGGGTCGATAAAATCCGGACCACATTTGTATGGCTGGACTGTCAGGCCGGCCTGGCCAAGGGCTGCGATGATGCCCATGGTAACAGTGGTCTTTCCGCAACCTGAGTGGGTTCCGGCGATAATTACTCCGTTCTGCCGGCGTGGGACGCTCTCATGTTCCACCGGACTAGCCATTATTCACCCCCGCATGTTCCATCAGAAGCACCAGTACTGCACCAATGATGACCAGGATCAGGGCGAGGGCCGCCCGGTTCAGAGCGATGGCCCGGGAAATGTGATCCGGAATGGCCACCCCCTCACCAATCAGGGGATTGTCAACCAGCTGTCCAGCATACCTCGCCGGGCCGCCCAGACCGATGCCGATGGCCCCGGCGCAGGCTGCTTCCACCCACCCCGAATTTGGACTGCGGCTTTTACGTCCGTCCATTCCGCAGACTGCAGCGGCCCGGAACATCGCCGACCCGGGGACCGCCAGGGCGGCGATAACCAGAAGCGGGGCAGCGAGTCGGGCCGGCAGGAAATTGAGGCAATCGTCCAGCCTGGCCGCAGCCTTGCCGAATCGCTCGTAGCGTCGGCTGCGATACCCCCACATGGCATCCAAAGTGTTCACGCAACGGTAGCCCCAGGCCCCGGCAAGCAGTCCCGCCAGCGTCTGGACGATACCATCGCTGTGAGATCCCACCGCGCCCAGGGAGGCAAGCCCCGCGC
It includes:
- a CDS encoding cobyrinate a,c-diamide synthase: MASPVEHESVPRRQNGVIIAGTHSGCGKTTVTMGIIAALGQAGLTVQPYKCGPDFIDPAFHRLAAGRACRNLDTRMLDDITVAEIYARTSRGSDIAVVEGVMGLFDGAGPDDERGGAAHLARLLGLPVILVVDARAMVRSAAALVAGFAAFDPAVHVDAVVLNRLGSVRHGEMVRRAVEDAAGVPVLLTLERRDDWFMAERHLGLVPWWQGEDSPDSPSQTRLEALGEYIGKSMNRDLLLDIAATAKPLRDLQAMRTAAQLRAGSNGLETDAATPAGEPGDDAPVPVIAVARDEAFTFYYEENLELLEAYGAQLAFFSPLHDQGLPPGCCALYIGGGYPELHAQRLSANVSMHRAILRAAEAGMPVYAECGGYMYLSRAIVDAQGTRHTMVGLFSGTARMGSRLRALGYADVRLTGDSAIGDAGMSARGHVFHWADITDEPDMSEDGPADSDQATGGPRFAHARERAVEFAVSYRAETRTRDMNLGRQRYNSTASWLHLHFASNPETAASFVRQARAYHRRVRGCCPLCGRPNRCGVESGSCWCFSRIFPDDLKARVPAGRCICEDCLNDYLRGEGGEV